In one Myripristis murdjan chromosome 5, fMyrMur1.1, whole genome shotgun sequence genomic region, the following are encoded:
- the LOC115359111 gene encoding histone deacetylase 7-like isoform X1 encodes MRKSTLKQDCLDFKTARFKVDVIVSDQVLSLISRNQPMDLRVSQRLERPVLDSAMLPPHPPLFVGPFSSQTCSQFSQQHLPYNIDKRQIEMEQENREELRQLMHKSRNEQSAVASPIVRQKLRQRLIEKRQAALERSTTGHSSVTHRGPREPDPDMPPKSQPTPCDQRKDLALRRTVSEPTLKWKLKKHISTRQSPLQRKTSAPATIKHRTKETLDSSPSSSSTPASGCSSPNDIQSDNGPPSLTAGLAHEAQRLLLQHDRSLAFTLPPSSTAMPSITVGLPAQTDRPPVSQRVPRTLPVSALPQVYLPLDGSSQALTQHLQPILIVEPHTGLVHTQLLSVHGLSPVHLQQQQQPRLSSAARGESPVIPSSHKPLRQTHSEPLPYSHSSLASRVGQYPTTQHHLLQQYHNNLERLKLSTHMDKLMNKSIEKPRLTEIPTEEMDLEEIGSGSGSGPGSMCGSEPGSLSEESYHRRQSGASTDSVYDTESTTSSRESLVEHSHSLSQTHWEPQRQALHRPGIQLDFLGVPGAHRPLSRARSSPASTSLPPPPLPTTGSLPLPSPAAETPVKLRFTTGLVHDAQMQKHQCTCGDNSRHPEHAGRIQSIWSRLQERGLKTQCERIRSRKATLEELQSVHSEKHVLFYGTNTLNRLKLDNQKLTAILSQQMFVMLPCGGLGVDTDTIWNEMHTSTASRMAAGCVTDLALKVAQGELKNGFAVVRPPGHHATRSSPLGFCFFNSVAIAAKQLQQKLNVSKILIVDWDVHHGNGTQEAFYKDPSVLYISLHRYDNGNFFPGSGDPTEVGAGAGEGFNVNVAWTGGLNPPMGDAEYLAAFRAVVMPIAHEFAPDIVLVSAGFDAVEGHSALLGGYKVTAKCFGFLTRQLMSLAGGRVVLALEGGHDLTAICDASEACVSALLGMGVEPLSQSVLDQKPCVNAVRSLQEVIKAHGEYWQSVKSSAATVDLSYLQAQRLRLRRDSDSDAVSALASLSMDVLASDRKQQDELMEKGDSL; translated from the exons tgGATGTGATAGTCTCCGATCAGGTTTTGTCACTGATCAGTCGAAATCAGCCCATGGACCTGAGGGTCAGCCAGAGGTTGGAGCGTCCAGTCCTCGACTCGGCCATGCTGCCACCCCATCCTCCTCTCTTTGTGGGGCCCTTCTCTTCTCAAACTTGCTCCCAGTTTTCCCAGCAGCACTTACCG TATAACATTGACAAAAGGCAAATAGAGATGGAGCAGGAGAACAGAGAAGAGCTGCGACAGCTGATGCACAAGAGTAGGAATGAACAAA GTGCTGTAGCCAGTCCCATCGTAAGGCAGAAACTGCGGCAACGGTTGATTGAGAAGAGGCAGGCTGCCCTTGAAAGGAGCACTACCGGCCACAGCAGTGTAACTCACAGAGGCCCCag GGAACCGGATCCCGATATGCCCCCAAAGTCTCAGCCAACACCCTGTGACCAGCGCAAGGACCTCGCCCTCCGTAGGACAG tCTCTGAGCCCACTCTGAAGTGGAAGTTAAAGAAGCACATCAGTACTAGGCAAAGTCCTCTGCAGCGCAAGACCAGTGCCCCTGCTACCATCAAGCACAGGACAAAAGAAACTCTGG ACTCTTCTCCCAGCAGCAGTAGCACCCCGGCATCAGGGTGCAGCTCACCCAACGACATTCAGTCAGACAACGGGCCCCCCTCACTGACTGCTGGACTGGCCCACGAG GCACAAAgactgctgctgcagcatgaTCGCAGTTTGGCCTTCACCTTGCCTCCCAGCTCCACTGCCATGCCCAGCATCACTGTTGGCCTTCCTGCACAG ACTGACAGACCTCCAGTTAGCCAGCGAGTACCCAGGACTCTGCCAGTATCTGCGCTGCCTCAGGTCTACCTGCCTCTGGACGGTAGCAGCCAAGCCCTGACCCAGCACTTGCAGCCCATCCTTATAGTGGAACCGCACACTGGACTGGTGCACACACAACTCCTCAGTG TTCACGGCTTGAGTCCtgttcacctgcagcagcagcaacaaccacGTCTCTCTTCCGCTGCCAGAGGGGAAAGCCCGGTCATCCCATCCTCACACAAACCCCTCAGACAAACCCATTCAGAGCCTCTGCCCTACAGCCACTCATCTCTGGCCTCCCGTGTTGGACAGTACCCAACTACCCAGCACCACCTACTCCAGCAATACCATAACAACCTGGAGAGGCTCAAGCTGAGCACACACATGGACAAG CTGATGAACAAGTCCATCGAGAAGCCCCGACTGACTGAGATCCCAACTGAGGAAATGGACCTGGAGGAGATTGGTTCAGGGTCGGGGTCTGGGCCGGGGTCCATGTGTGGCTCAGAGCCGGGCTCATTGTCTGAGGAGAGTTACCACCGGAGACAAAGCGGCGCCAGCACAGACTCAGTTTATGACACAGAGTCCACTACCTCCTCACGGGAGAGCTTGGTCGAACATtcacactcactcagtcag ACACACTGGGAACCACAAAGGCAGGCGCTCCACAGACCAGGCATCCAGCTGGACTTCCTGGGTGTGCCCGGCGCCCACCGCCCTCTGTCCCGGGCCCGGTCCTCTCCTGCCTCCACCTCCCTGCCCCCTCCACCTCTACCCACCACGGGTTCCCTGCCACTGCCCAGCCCTGCTGCAGAGACACCCGTCAAGCTACGCTTTACCACCG gtctggTCCACGATGCTCAGATGCAGAAGCACCAGTGTACCTGTGGGGACAACAGCCGTCACCCTGAGCATGCTGGGAGGATCCAGAGCATCTGGTCCAGACTCCAAGAACGAGGCCTCAAGACCCAGTGTGag cgtaTTCGTAGTAGGAAGGCCACTCTTGAGGAGCTGCAGTCAGTCCACTCAGAGAAACATGTACTTTTTTACGGCACCAACACACTCAACCGCCTCAAACTGGACAACCAGAAACTGactg CAATCTTATCTCAACAAATGTTTGTGATGCTGCCATGTGGAGGACTTGGG GTAGACACAGATACTATCTGGAACGAGATGCACACATCGACAGCATCCCGAATGGCTGCAGGCTGCGTCACAGACCTGGCGCTTAAAGTGGCACAAGGAGAGTTGAAG AACGGCTTTGCAGTGGTGAGGCCCCCTGGACACCATGCAACTCGCTCCTCCCCTCT GGGCTTCTGCTTCTTCAACTCTGTAGCCATCGCTGCCAAGCAGCTCCAACAGAAACTCAACGTCAGCAAGATCCTCATCGTGGATTGG GATGTTCACCATGGTAACGGCACCCAGGAGGCTTTCTACAAAGACCCCAGTGTTCTGTACATCTCTCTACATCGCTATGATAATGGCAACTTCTTCCCTGGTAGTGGAGATCCCACTGAG GTGGGTGCTGGTGCAGGCGAGGGCTTCAATGTGAATGTAGCATGGACAGGGGGTTTGAACCCTCCCATGGGCGATGCAGAGTACTTGGCAGCATTCAG AGCGGTGGTGATGCCCATCGCCCATGAGTTTGCTCCTGACATCGTGCTGGTGTCGGCTGGCTTTGATGCTGTCGAGGGACATTCAGCACTGCTGGGAGGCTACAAAGTCACAGCCAAGT GTTTTGGTTTCCTGACCCGTCAGCTGATGTCCCTGGCCGGGGGTCGGGTGGTCCTGGCACTGGAGGGGGGCCACGACCTCACCGCCATCTGTGACGCCTCTGAAGCCTGCGTCAGCGCCTTGCTGGGCATGGGG GTGGAGCCGCTGTCCCAGTCTGTCTTGGACCAGAAGCCGTGTGTTAACGCGGTGCGGTCCCTGCAGGAAGTCATCAAGGCTCACG GTGAGTACTGGCAGAGCGTGAAGTCCTCAGCTGCCACAGTGGATCTGTCCTATCTGCAGGCCCAGAGGTTGAGGCTGCGGCGAGACTCTGACAGCGACGCCGTCAGCGCCCTGGCCTCACTCTCTATGGACGTCCTCGCCTCAGACAG AAAACAGCAAGATGAACTCATGGAGAAAGGTGATTCcttgtag
- the LOC115359111 gene encoding histone deacetylase 7-like isoform X4, with amino-acid sequence MRKSTLKQDCLDFKTARFKVDVIVSDQVLSLISRNQPMDLRVSQRLERPVLDSAMLPPHPPLFVGPFSSQTCSQFSQQHLPYNIDKRQIEMEQENREELRQLMHKSRNEQSAVASPIVRQKLRQRLIEKRQAALERSTTGHSSVTHRGPREPDPDMPPKSQPTPCDQRKDLALRRTDSSPSSSSTPASGCSSPNDIQSDNGPPSLTAGLAHEAQRLLLQHDRSLAFTLPPSSTAMPSITVGLPAQTDRPPVSQRVPRTLPVSALPQVYLPLDGSSQALTQHLQPILIVEPHTGLVHTQLLSVHGLSPVHLQQQQQPRLSSAARGESPVIPSSHKPLRQTHSEPLPYSHSSLASRVGQYPTTQHHLLQQYHNNLERLKLSTHMDKLMNKSIEKPRLTEIPTEEMDLEEIGSGSGSGPGSMCGSEPGSLSEESYHRRQSGASTDSVYDTESTTSSRESLVEHSHSLSQTHWEPQRQALHRPGIQLDFLGVPGAHRPLSRARSSPASTSLPPPPLPTTGSLPLPSPAAETPVKLRFTTGLVHDAQMQKHQCTCGDNSRHPEHAGRIQSIWSRLQERGLKTQCERIRSRKATLEELQSVHSEKHVLFYGTNTLNRLKLDNQKLTAILSQQMFVMLPCGGLGVDTDTIWNEMHTSTASRMAAGCVTDLALKVAQGELKNGFAVVRPPGHHATRSSPLGFCFFNSVAIAAKQLQQKLNVSKILIVDWDVHHGNGTQEAFYKDPSVLYISLHRYDNGNFFPGSGDPTEVGAGAGEGFNVNVAWTGGLNPPMGDAEYLAAFRAVVMPIAHEFAPDIVLVSAGFDAVEGHSALLGGYKVTAKCFGFLTRQLMSLAGGRVVLALEGGHDLTAICDASEACVSALLGMGVEPLSQSVLDQKPCVNAVRSLQEVIKAHGEYWQSVKSSAATVDLSYLQAQRLRLRRDSDSDAVSALASLSMDVLASDRKQQDELMEKGDSL; translated from the exons tgGATGTGATAGTCTCCGATCAGGTTTTGTCACTGATCAGTCGAAATCAGCCCATGGACCTGAGGGTCAGCCAGAGGTTGGAGCGTCCAGTCCTCGACTCGGCCATGCTGCCACCCCATCCTCCTCTCTTTGTGGGGCCCTTCTCTTCTCAAACTTGCTCCCAGTTTTCCCAGCAGCACTTACCG TATAACATTGACAAAAGGCAAATAGAGATGGAGCAGGAGAACAGAGAAGAGCTGCGACAGCTGATGCACAAGAGTAGGAATGAACAAA GTGCTGTAGCCAGTCCCATCGTAAGGCAGAAACTGCGGCAACGGTTGATTGAGAAGAGGCAGGCTGCCCTTGAAAGGAGCACTACCGGCCACAGCAGTGTAACTCACAGAGGCCCCag GGAACCGGATCCCGATATGCCCCCAAAGTCTCAGCCAACACCCTGTGACCAGCGCAAGGACCTCGCCCTCCGTAGGACAG ACTCTTCTCCCAGCAGCAGTAGCACCCCGGCATCAGGGTGCAGCTCACCCAACGACATTCAGTCAGACAACGGGCCCCCCTCACTGACTGCTGGACTGGCCCACGAG GCACAAAgactgctgctgcagcatgaTCGCAGTTTGGCCTTCACCTTGCCTCCCAGCTCCACTGCCATGCCCAGCATCACTGTTGGCCTTCCTGCACAG ACTGACAGACCTCCAGTTAGCCAGCGAGTACCCAGGACTCTGCCAGTATCTGCGCTGCCTCAGGTCTACCTGCCTCTGGACGGTAGCAGCCAAGCCCTGACCCAGCACTTGCAGCCCATCCTTATAGTGGAACCGCACACTGGACTGGTGCACACACAACTCCTCAGTG TTCACGGCTTGAGTCCtgttcacctgcagcagcagcaacaaccacGTCTCTCTTCCGCTGCCAGAGGGGAAAGCCCGGTCATCCCATCCTCACACAAACCCCTCAGACAAACCCATTCAGAGCCTCTGCCCTACAGCCACTCATCTCTGGCCTCCCGTGTTGGACAGTACCCAACTACCCAGCACCACCTACTCCAGCAATACCATAACAACCTGGAGAGGCTCAAGCTGAGCACACACATGGACAAG CTGATGAACAAGTCCATCGAGAAGCCCCGACTGACTGAGATCCCAACTGAGGAAATGGACCTGGAGGAGATTGGTTCAGGGTCGGGGTCTGGGCCGGGGTCCATGTGTGGCTCAGAGCCGGGCTCATTGTCTGAGGAGAGTTACCACCGGAGACAAAGCGGCGCCAGCACAGACTCAGTTTATGACACAGAGTCCACTACCTCCTCACGGGAGAGCTTGGTCGAACATtcacactcactcagtcag ACACACTGGGAACCACAAAGGCAGGCGCTCCACAGACCAGGCATCCAGCTGGACTTCCTGGGTGTGCCCGGCGCCCACCGCCCTCTGTCCCGGGCCCGGTCCTCTCCTGCCTCCACCTCCCTGCCCCCTCCACCTCTACCCACCACGGGTTCCCTGCCACTGCCCAGCCCTGCTGCAGAGACACCCGTCAAGCTACGCTTTACCACCG gtctggTCCACGATGCTCAGATGCAGAAGCACCAGTGTACCTGTGGGGACAACAGCCGTCACCCTGAGCATGCTGGGAGGATCCAGAGCATCTGGTCCAGACTCCAAGAACGAGGCCTCAAGACCCAGTGTGag cgtaTTCGTAGTAGGAAGGCCACTCTTGAGGAGCTGCAGTCAGTCCACTCAGAGAAACATGTACTTTTTTACGGCACCAACACACTCAACCGCCTCAAACTGGACAACCAGAAACTGactg CAATCTTATCTCAACAAATGTTTGTGATGCTGCCATGTGGAGGACTTGGG GTAGACACAGATACTATCTGGAACGAGATGCACACATCGACAGCATCCCGAATGGCTGCAGGCTGCGTCACAGACCTGGCGCTTAAAGTGGCACAAGGAGAGTTGAAG AACGGCTTTGCAGTGGTGAGGCCCCCTGGACACCATGCAACTCGCTCCTCCCCTCT GGGCTTCTGCTTCTTCAACTCTGTAGCCATCGCTGCCAAGCAGCTCCAACAGAAACTCAACGTCAGCAAGATCCTCATCGTGGATTGG GATGTTCACCATGGTAACGGCACCCAGGAGGCTTTCTACAAAGACCCCAGTGTTCTGTACATCTCTCTACATCGCTATGATAATGGCAACTTCTTCCCTGGTAGTGGAGATCCCACTGAG GTGGGTGCTGGTGCAGGCGAGGGCTTCAATGTGAATGTAGCATGGACAGGGGGTTTGAACCCTCCCATGGGCGATGCAGAGTACTTGGCAGCATTCAG AGCGGTGGTGATGCCCATCGCCCATGAGTTTGCTCCTGACATCGTGCTGGTGTCGGCTGGCTTTGATGCTGTCGAGGGACATTCAGCACTGCTGGGAGGCTACAAAGTCACAGCCAAGT GTTTTGGTTTCCTGACCCGTCAGCTGATGTCCCTGGCCGGGGGTCGGGTGGTCCTGGCACTGGAGGGGGGCCACGACCTCACCGCCATCTGTGACGCCTCTGAAGCCTGCGTCAGCGCCTTGCTGGGCATGGGG GTGGAGCCGCTGTCCCAGTCTGTCTTGGACCAGAAGCCGTGTGTTAACGCGGTGCGGTCCCTGCAGGAAGTCATCAAGGCTCACG GTGAGTACTGGCAGAGCGTGAAGTCCTCAGCTGCCACAGTGGATCTGTCCTATCTGCAGGCCCAGAGGTTGAGGCTGCGGCGAGACTCTGACAGCGACGCCGTCAGCGCCCTGGCCTCACTCTCTATGGACGTCCTCGCCTCAGACAG AAAACAGCAAGATGAACTCATGGAGAAAGGTGATTCcttgtag
- the LOC115359111 gene encoding histone deacetylase 7-like isoform X2, whose product MSTPKTVDVIVSDQVLSLISRNQPMDLRVSQRLERPVLDSAMLPPHPPLFVGPFSSQTCSQFSQQHLPYNIDKRQIEMEQENREELRQLMHKSRNEQSAVASPIVRQKLRQRLIEKRQAALERSTTGHSSVTHRGPREPDPDMPPKSQPTPCDQRKDLALRRTVSEPTLKWKLKKHISTRQSPLQRKTSAPATIKHRTKETLDSSPSSSSTPASGCSSPNDIQSDNGPPSLTAGLAHEAQRLLLQHDRSLAFTLPPSSTAMPSITVGLPAQTDRPPVSQRVPRTLPVSALPQVYLPLDGSSQALTQHLQPILIVEPHTGLVHTQLLSVHGLSPVHLQQQQQPRLSSAARGESPVIPSSHKPLRQTHSEPLPYSHSSLASRVGQYPTTQHHLLQQYHNNLERLKLSTHMDKLMNKSIEKPRLTEIPTEEMDLEEIGSGSGSGPGSMCGSEPGSLSEESYHRRQSGASTDSVYDTESTTSSRESLVEHSHSLSQTHWEPQRQALHRPGIQLDFLGVPGAHRPLSRARSSPASTSLPPPPLPTTGSLPLPSPAAETPVKLRFTTGLVHDAQMQKHQCTCGDNSRHPEHAGRIQSIWSRLQERGLKTQCERIRSRKATLEELQSVHSEKHVLFYGTNTLNRLKLDNQKLTAILSQQMFVMLPCGGLGVDTDTIWNEMHTSTASRMAAGCVTDLALKVAQGELKNGFAVVRPPGHHATRSSPLGFCFFNSVAIAAKQLQQKLNVSKILIVDWDVHHGNGTQEAFYKDPSVLYISLHRYDNGNFFPGSGDPTEVGAGAGEGFNVNVAWTGGLNPPMGDAEYLAAFRAVVMPIAHEFAPDIVLVSAGFDAVEGHSALLGGYKVTAKCFGFLTRQLMSLAGGRVVLALEGGHDLTAICDASEACVSALLGMGVEPLSQSVLDQKPCVNAVRSLQEVIKAHGEYWQSVKSSAATVDLSYLQAQRLRLRRDSDSDAVSALASLSMDVLASDRKQQDELMEKGDSL is encoded by the exons tgGATGTGATAGTCTCCGATCAGGTTTTGTCACTGATCAGTCGAAATCAGCCCATGGACCTGAGGGTCAGCCAGAGGTTGGAGCGTCCAGTCCTCGACTCGGCCATGCTGCCACCCCATCCTCCTCTCTTTGTGGGGCCCTTCTCTTCTCAAACTTGCTCCCAGTTTTCCCAGCAGCACTTACCG TATAACATTGACAAAAGGCAAATAGAGATGGAGCAGGAGAACAGAGAAGAGCTGCGACAGCTGATGCACAAGAGTAGGAATGAACAAA GTGCTGTAGCCAGTCCCATCGTAAGGCAGAAACTGCGGCAACGGTTGATTGAGAAGAGGCAGGCTGCCCTTGAAAGGAGCACTACCGGCCACAGCAGTGTAACTCACAGAGGCCCCag GGAACCGGATCCCGATATGCCCCCAAAGTCTCAGCCAACACCCTGTGACCAGCGCAAGGACCTCGCCCTCCGTAGGACAG tCTCTGAGCCCACTCTGAAGTGGAAGTTAAAGAAGCACATCAGTACTAGGCAAAGTCCTCTGCAGCGCAAGACCAGTGCCCCTGCTACCATCAAGCACAGGACAAAAGAAACTCTGG ACTCTTCTCCCAGCAGCAGTAGCACCCCGGCATCAGGGTGCAGCTCACCCAACGACATTCAGTCAGACAACGGGCCCCCCTCACTGACTGCTGGACTGGCCCACGAG GCACAAAgactgctgctgcagcatgaTCGCAGTTTGGCCTTCACCTTGCCTCCCAGCTCCACTGCCATGCCCAGCATCACTGTTGGCCTTCCTGCACAG ACTGACAGACCTCCAGTTAGCCAGCGAGTACCCAGGACTCTGCCAGTATCTGCGCTGCCTCAGGTCTACCTGCCTCTGGACGGTAGCAGCCAAGCCCTGACCCAGCACTTGCAGCCCATCCTTATAGTGGAACCGCACACTGGACTGGTGCACACACAACTCCTCAGTG TTCACGGCTTGAGTCCtgttcacctgcagcagcagcaacaaccacGTCTCTCTTCCGCTGCCAGAGGGGAAAGCCCGGTCATCCCATCCTCACACAAACCCCTCAGACAAACCCATTCAGAGCCTCTGCCCTACAGCCACTCATCTCTGGCCTCCCGTGTTGGACAGTACCCAACTACCCAGCACCACCTACTCCAGCAATACCATAACAACCTGGAGAGGCTCAAGCTGAGCACACACATGGACAAG CTGATGAACAAGTCCATCGAGAAGCCCCGACTGACTGAGATCCCAACTGAGGAAATGGACCTGGAGGAGATTGGTTCAGGGTCGGGGTCTGGGCCGGGGTCCATGTGTGGCTCAGAGCCGGGCTCATTGTCTGAGGAGAGTTACCACCGGAGACAAAGCGGCGCCAGCACAGACTCAGTTTATGACACAGAGTCCACTACCTCCTCACGGGAGAGCTTGGTCGAACATtcacactcactcagtcag ACACACTGGGAACCACAAAGGCAGGCGCTCCACAGACCAGGCATCCAGCTGGACTTCCTGGGTGTGCCCGGCGCCCACCGCCCTCTGTCCCGGGCCCGGTCCTCTCCTGCCTCCACCTCCCTGCCCCCTCCACCTCTACCCACCACGGGTTCCCTGCCACTGCCCAGCCCTGCTGCAGAGACACCCGTCAAGCTACGCTTTACCACCG gtctggTCCACGATGCTCAGATGCAGAAGCACCAGTGTACCTGTGGGGACAACAGCCGTCACCCTGAGCATGCTGGGAGGATCCAGAGCATCTGGTCCAGACTCCAAGAACGAGGCCTCAAGACCCAGTGTGag cgtaTTCGTAGTAGGAAGGCCACTCTTGAGGAGCTGCAGTCAGTCCACTCAGAGAAACATGTACTTTTTTACGGCACCAACACACTCAACCGCCTCAAACTGGACAACCAGAAACTGactg CAATCTTATCTCAACAAATGTTTGTGATGCTGCCATGTGGAGGACTTGGG GTAGACACAGATACTATCTGGAACGAGATGCACACATCGACAGCATCCCGAATGGCTGCAGGCTGCGTCACAGACCTGGCGCTTAAAGTGGCACAAGGAGAGTTGAAG AACGGCTTTGCAGTGGTGAGGCCCCCTGGACACCATGCAACTCGCTCCTCCCCTCT GGGCTTCTGCTTCTTCAACTCTGTAGCCATCGCTGCCAAGCAGCTCCAACAGAAACTCAACGTCAGCAAGATCCTCATCGTGGATTGG GATGTTCACCATGGTAACGGCACCCAGGAGGCTTTCTACAAAGACCCCAGTGTTCTGTACATCTCTCTACATCGCTATGATAATGGCAACTTCTTCCCTGGTAGTGGAGATCCCACTGAG GTGGGTGCTGGTGCAGGCGAGGGCTTCAATGTGAATGTAGCATGGACAGGGGGTTTGAACCCTCCCATGGGCGATGCAGAGTACTTGGCAGCATTCAG AGCGGTGGTGATGCCCATCGCCCATGAGTTTGCTCCTGACATCGTGCTGGTGTCGGCTGGCTTTGATGCTGTCGAGGGACATTCAGCACTGCTGGGAGGCTACAAAGTCACAGCCAAGT GTTTTGGTTTCCTGACCCGTCAGCTGATGTCCCTGGCCGGGGGTCGGGTGGTCCTGGCACTGGAGGGGGGCCACGACCTCACCGCCATCTGTGACGCCTCTGAAGCCTGCGTCAGCGCCTTGCTGGGCATGGGG GTGGAGCCGCTGTCCCAGTCTGTCTTGGACCAGAAGCCGTGTGTTAACGCGGTGCGGTCCCTGCAGGAAGTCATCAAGGCTCACG GTGAGTACTGGCAGAGCGTGAAGTCCTCAGCTGCCACAGTGGATCTGTCCTATCTGCAGGCCCAGAGGTTGAGGCTGCGGCGAGACTCTGACAGCGACGCCGTCAGCGCCCTGGCCTCACTCTCTATGGACGTCCTCGCCTCAGACAG AAAACAGCAAGATGAACTCATGGAGAAAGGTGATTCcttgtag